Part of the Clostridium sporogenes genome, CTCTAGTGGAAACTTTATTTTCTACAGCAAGTTTTGCTTTAAGTCCATCTCTTAAAAGGGTTTCATAACAAAGTTTAGCTAATGCAAAGGCACTATTAGTTCCTTTACCGCCAGCTAAAGTATCGGAATTTGAATTTGTGCAAGCTCTAGCTTCAAAATAAGTTGCTAAAGCATCTCCCATGCCTGCTACTAAAAGTCTTGCAGGAGCTTTAGTTATCATAGAAGTGTCTACCAATACTAAATCGGGATTTTTAGGGAGTAATAGGTACTCTGAGAAAGTTCCTTCTTTTGTATATATTACTGAAAGTGCACTACAAGGAGCGTCTGTGGAGGCTACAGTTGGAGCGATAACTACTGGAGTATTCTTATAGTAAGCCACAGCCTTTGCTGTATCAAAAATCTTACCTCCTCCAATACCAACTACTACATCACAGTTATTGGATTCTACATAAGAACCTAATCTATCTATTTCTTCTTTGCAACATTCTCCATTAAAGGACTCAAATATTAATTGTATATTAAAATTTTTACAACTTTTTTCTAAAGTAATTTTAGTTCTTTTTATTCCATTAGGACTAGCTATTATTAAAAATTTTTTACCTAAAGATTTAGCATGAACTCCAAAGTTGGACAGTTCTCCTCTACCTTGAACATATTTACTTGGGGAAATTATTATTTTACTCATATGCTTTCCTCCTAAAAAGTATATTTAGTTCTATACTTATTATATCAGAAAATAGTTAATTTTTTATCAATATATTATTAAAAAATTTAAATTTACAGTTTTATTTATACATAAATTGATTAAATAAGAGATTTTATTATTTGAAATTTATTAGCAATTCACATTGTATATTAAAATATATAGTATAAAATAGAGAAAACTAAGTTACATATGTTAAAAAATATATAAGATGAGATTTAAAAAAATTGATATTATTCATGTTTTCTGTGATTTTAAATTATAATAGAATAAATATAATTTGAAAGATTAGAAAGTTTAAATAGAGGGTTAATATACTTAATCTATGAACAACAGAAGGGATGGTGACAAACTATGAAAACTTTAGAAATGATTAAAGGAACTTATCCAATTATAAAAAAGAATTTTCTAAGGATGAATGTAATAAAATTCTAAGAGAAGCCATAGAAGAAAGTGAGAAAATTCATGGAGATGAGCCTGTATTTCAGTCAAAAGCTTCTAAAGGATTTATGGAACAAGGAATCTTTGGGATTTCTATATATAAGGCATTGATTAAAAGAATGAAGCACGAGGAATCTTTTATTTTTACACAAAAATGCTTTTTGCATAATATGGATATTATGTTTAAGTCACCAATTTTAAGATGTTTTTCTAAGAGTAAAACGTTACTAAGAATTTCAAGAAAAATCATTATAAAAGATGTAAATAGTAAGGATAATTCATTGGGTTTTAAATATCAACTAAAATCTAAAAAGAAAGAGTATTTGTATGAATTTGATGTTTTACAGTGTCCTATTGTTCAGTTATTAAAAAAATATGGTTTATTATTTTTAGGTAAATACTTGTGTGAAGCGGATTGTTATGTTATGAAATATATGCCTAAAGATGTTGTATTAATAAGAGATAAAGTGTTATCAAAAGGTGATGAGATTTGTGAATTTAAATATAAGATAATTAAAAAATAGAGAAATAGAAATATACAATAGAAATCATGATGATAACGGAATAATATATTTATAGTGGGGAATTAAATATGGAATTTAAAGAATTTGGGGAAAAAGGTAAACCTGTTATATTGCTTGTGCATGGTTTAAAACCTTATGCGTGTTAAAAAGTCAACTTAACTCATAACTTATATATTTTAAAGACTATTTATCTAGTCTTTTTTTATTGCCCACAATGTGACATGATAATATGTTAGACGGTCATAGACTGAATATGAATTTATTAGGTAAAACAGTATTTCTAGCAGAGAAAGAGGCAGAAGAAAGGTTAAATGAGTTAAACTGAGATTTAACGTATAGAGGAAAATGATAATTGATCAGGAGTTTTATAATTAAAATTAGAAGCATTCTTACCACAACTTTTTAGCTTGATATTTAGTATTATGCATGCTAATTTTGAATGCTTCTAATAAAATAACTTCTACAGCTTAATTCTAAAATTATTTTTAGTTACTTAGTTTTTGTATAAGAATAGATGCATTTGAATTAATCTGGGTACCTCCACTCAGTGTTTGTAAAGTTACAGCTGCCGCACTTGAGTGATTTCTCAAGGTTAAAACGTCTCCTGTGGCAGCTGTAATTATTACCATACCTGGATTTGGCTGGGTACCTGCTCCAGAACCGTACACACTTCCAGCAACGGGAGCTCCATTTTGAAAAAGAGTAAACTGGTTAGGTTCAGCGCCAGCTACATTAAACCATACTGCATAATCTCCAGCAGCACCGAGACTAATTGAAGTTGTTCCAGGTGCATGGGTTATTGGGCCAACAATGATGCCATTGTTGCTAAAGTTTATATCAGCTTCTATTGCAACAACCTGTGCGGCTAGATTATAGATATACGCATAATTTGCAATTGGTGTTCCGGTGGCACCAGTTGCACCTCTAGGACCAGTAGCACCAGTAACACCTCTAGGACCAATAGTACCGGTTGCACCTCTAGGACCAGTAGCACCAGTAACACCTCTAGGACCAATAGTACCGGTTGCACCCCTAGGACCAGTAGCACCAGTAACACCTCTAGGACCAATAGTACCGGTTGCACCTCTAGGACCAGTAGCACCAGTAACACCTCTAGGACCATTAGCACCTGTTGCACCTCTAGGACCAGTAGCACCAGTAACACCTCTAGGGCCAGTAACACCCCTAGGACCAATAGTACCGGTTGCACCTCTAGGGCCAGTAACACCCCTAGGACCAATAGTACCGGTTGCACCTCTAGGGCCAGTAGCACCAGTAACACCTCTAGGACCAATAGTACCGGTTGCACCACTAGGACCACTAGCACCAGTAACACCACAAGGACCAAAAGTAAGACCTCTAGGACCAATAGTACCGGTTGCACCCCTAGGACCAGTAGCACCAGTAACACCTCTAGGACCAGTAGTACCGGTTGCACCCTAGGCCAGTAGCACCAGTAACACCTCTAGGACCAATAGTACCGGTTGCACCCTAGGCCAGTAGCACCAGTAACACCTCTAGGACCAATAGTACCGGTTGCACCCCTAGGACCAGTAGCACCAGTAACACCTCTAGGACCAATAGTACCAGTTGCGCCCCTAGGACCAGAAGCACCACTAACACCTCTAGGACCAATAGTACCGGTTGCACCCCTAGGACCAGTAGCACCAGTAACACCTCTAGGACCAATAGTACCGGTTGCACCCTTAGGACCAGTAGCACCAGTAACACCTCTAGGACCAGTAGGTCCAATAGGGCCTCTACAGCAACAATGCCCTCTACAGCAACAGTGTAGTTTTAGAGGAAGGCTTCGATTATTACAGTAACGACGACTTAGTGCAGATATCAAGTTTGGTGAACCGTTTTCATATTTATTTATACATTTACTATTAGTTGTTTTGGCATAACATTTATTAGTTCTATCCATAAAGATTCCTCCTAATAAGGTATTCTAGGCGATTAATCACCTAAGATATTATATGTTTTTAAGGTAATGGTGTTATTATGCACACTTTTAGTTGCATGAATTATATCTTGTTTTAAAGGCTTTCTTTAATTAAATATTTAGAACTTTTGTGCCAATGGACGCATTTAAATAAGATGCTTTAATAGAGCTGTTAGAGAATTAGTAAAAATAAATATATTGTTGCTCTCTATATGGGATTATCAACAGATGCTAGCATTCAAGAGAGTTCAAGTATTACAACTCAGCGAAAAATATTAATAGAATATTGTAAAGAGTATGGATATATTATATTTGACGAATATATAGATGATAGTTATAGTGGTACTAATTTCAATAGACATGCTTTTCAACGCATGATTCAAGATATAGAAGATAAAAAGATTAATTTAGTTATTGCAAAGGACTTATCTTGTCTTGGAAGAAAGCAAATGCCCAACAATTATAAGGGGGCATGGTGGAGCATTTGTAGGAGGAGACAAAGAGCAAGTTGATATTTTTGCTACAACTTTAGCAAGTAATGGTTATGTAGTGCTTTTAATGAATTATGAATTAGCTCCTGAAGCAAAATATCCTATTTCAATAATGCAGTTAGAAGAATTTTATAGTCATATAGCTAGTATTAAAACAAAGTACTCAATTGATAAAAATCAGTTATTCTTTGCAGGAGATTCCGCAGGAGCACAAATAGTAAGTCAGTTTCTTGCAATTCAAACTAATAAAGAATTCCCAGATAAGATGAGATTTAAATAGATGGCTCCTAAAGATTCAATAAGAGGAGCTTTGTTATATTGTGGACCGTATGATATTGGGCAACCATCCAATCCCAATACTAATTTTTTGTTGAATTTTGGATTAACCAAACAGCTTGGAGTTATATAGGTAAACGAAATTTTAAAGATAGTGAACAAATTAAAGAAATTTCTACTGTAAATTATGTAACAAAGGATTTTCCACCTAGTTTTATTACGGATGGAAATACAAGTTCTTTTGAAAGTCATGGTAAAGAGCTAAATAAAAAGTTTCAACAAAATAATGTTGAAATACAGACACTATTTTTCCTTAAAGAACAATATATAACAGAACATGAATATCAGTTTAAGTTAGATACTGAACCTGGGTTTAAGGCTTTACAGTATAATATCAATTTTTTAAAACGTCATACAAAATAACTATAAGAAATATATAAAGTAAAAGACTATATTTATTATAAAAGGATGATTTCTGCATTTTACAGAAGTCCTCCTTTTTAATTAGTAATAGTTTCTTATTATAAGAAACAAGTATTATAAAAGAAGTGATTAAATGGAATATACAAATTTTTGTAGGTTTTATTGGTTTCTAATTAAAATGTATGTTCATAAGTATATAACAAAACAAATGAGGAATTGTTACTAAAATAATAAAAAAAATATATAATATACAAATGAACCGTCCCTAAATAATTATTGGAATAAAGGAAGATAATAGAATATAATTAAATTGAAGGAACATGTTTAATAAGTAGTTCTTATTAAAATGATATTTTATAAAAATTAACTAAAAAATGTGAAGTTTTTAGTATAGAACAAAAGATAAAAATTTTGATGAATAGATTAGAGTATTTTAAATGGAGGTATTGAGAAGTTTATGAGGTATGAAGGCGCTATATTTAGACCACCTAGTGAGGCGAATAGTTTAATTTTACAAATTACTATAGGATGTTCTCACAATAAATGCAGTTTTTGTTCTATGTATAAGGATGAGAAGTTTAGAGTAAGAGATTTAAAGGAAATATTTGAAGATTTAGAAGAGAGTAAGTTATATTATAAAAAAATAAATAGAATATTTTTAGCAGATGGTGATGCACTTTGTTTAAAAACAGAAACTCTAAAAAAGATATTATTAAAAATAAAGGAAACTCATCCTCAATGTGATAGGGTTGGTATATATGCTACAGCTAAAGATGTACTAAGAAAATCCATAGAAGAATTAAAAGCGCTTAGAGAATTAGGCTTAGGAATAGTTTATATGGGATTAGAAAGTGGTAGTTCAGAAATTTTAGAGGACATAAATAAGGGAGTTAAAGTTGAGGAATATATAGAAGCTTCTAAAAAAGCAAGGGCCAGTGGTATAAAATCATCTATAACTGTAATATCTGGCCTTGGAGGAAAAGAAAAATGGCAACAGCATGCCATAGAAACAGGTAAAGCACTATCTTTAATAGATCCAGATTATGTTGGTTTATTGACTCTTCTTTTAGATGAAGGTACAGAGATGACTGAACAGGTGAAAAGAGGAGAGATTACTTTATTAAAACCAGAAGAAGTTATGAAAGAAACAAAATTAATGTTAGAAAATATGAATGTAACTAATTGTATATTTAGAAGTAACCATGCCTCTAATTATGTGGCATTAAGAGGTACATTACCTAGAGATAAAGAGAAATTAATAAAAGTAATAGAAAATATATTAAAGGAAGATTTTTATTACAAAGAAGATATGTATAGATTATTATAGGATCAATTTAAATAAACTACATTAGGAATATTAAAAGTTAAAAACAGATATTAAAGTAGAAGGGTATATTAATATAAATAAATATTGCAAATAAAAATTAATGATAGGAAAGATTTTTAATATGACATGCAGGTGTCATAATAGCCTTGGTATAATGAAATTATATATTAAAGATAAATTTAAATATCAAGGAGATAATAATTTATGAATATCATGAGTGTTAATAATGAAAATATTGATAAAGAGCATATTTGTTGTGCTCTATCAGATAAAAAAGGAGAAACTTGTATATCATCTAAGAAAAACTGGATGAAAAAACAATTTAATGAAGGACTTGTTTTTAAAAAGTTTAATGTACGTGGTAAGGTTTTTATAGAATATATACCTGCCGAAAATGCATGGTGTCCAATTGAAGCCCCGGGATATATGTTTATCAATTGTTTTTGGGTTTCTGGTCAGTTTAAAGGTCAGGGTTGTGGGAATAAATTGTTAGAAGAATGTATTATGGATGCAAAGCAGCAGAATAAGAAGGGGCTTGTTATCCTTTCATCAAAAAAGAAAATGCCTTTTTTGTCAGATCCTAAATACTTAAAATATAAAGGATTTAAAATATGTGATATAGCGGAGCCTTATTATGAACTGTTGTATTTTCCTTTTGATGAAAATGAAGTAGAGCCAAAATTTAAAGAGTGCTGTAAAAATGGTACAATTAATGAAAAAGGAATGGTTTTATATTACTCAAATCAATGCCCACATACTGATAAATATGCACTGCTAACTAAAGACATTGCTCAATTAAAGAAAATAAAATTTTCATTGATAAAGTATGAATCTAAGCAGCAAGCTCAGAATGCACCTTCACCCTTTACCACATATAGCCTTTTTTATGATGGTAAGTTTGTGACCAATGAAATATTATCAGAGAATAAATTTAAGAAGTTCCTTGAGAAAAAAGGTTTTTAAAATGGAAAAAATGTCCTCAATGTTTTTTAACAATGAGGGCATTTTTCATAATGGAATATTTTTATTTAGAAGGATGAGATAAAATTATTTTGCTGCCCATATTTCAATTTCTAATTTTATCTCTTTTAATCCTAAAGCATTTACATAAGCAACAGTCATTGAAGGATAAGGTTTTCCAAAAAAATCATCATATACTTTATCAAAGTAATCCCAGTCAATTTCTTCTGTTGCCCAAATATTAACCTTTATAACATTATTAGGTGTTAAATCTATACTCTTTAATAGATTTGATATATTTAAAAATGTGTTGTTTACCTGTTTATTGAATTCCAAAGGGAAATTGCCATCTAAATCTGCTCCAACTTGTCCAGAAAATGTGTAAAATGTTGCATTAGGTTCTATTTTGGTTATATGAGTATAATTACCTACTGATTTACTTATTTTTGAAGAATTCAATCTACTAACTACATTATTATTCATTTTTATTAATTCCTTTCTCTATTGGGATAAAATAATTTCTACCACTATATATTGCTTATAATATATAGTTATCCATTGATAGAAATTTATTTATCGAAAACAGAGATGGAATGTTTATTCTTTTCTATGTTACTAGCATATAAACATTCTTTCATTTTAATACCTCCCATGCTATAAATATATATATTGAAATAGATTTTGTCAATGAATACTAATTAATGCTATAATAAGGTTGAAATAAATAGCGTTGAGATAAAAACACGATTCGGTTGGTAGTCCGAATGGGGTAATTAGCCCTCAGTAACCTGCCCTCCTGGGGTTGTCCATTCTCTAAATTTAGCTATATAACAGGAGGAGAAAAATGATTAAATTAACAGTTTTATTTGACGAGCCTTTTTGGATAGGTATTTTTGAAAAACAGGATCAAGATAAAATTCAAATATGTAGGGTGGTTTTTGGTGGGGAACCTAAAGACTATGAAGTATACGATTTTATCTTAAAAAATTATTACAATATTAAATTTAGTGATCCAATATCCATAGGCAAAAATCCTAAGAAAAAAATTAATCCCAAA contains:
- a CDS encoding glycerol dehydrogenase — its product is MSKIIISPSKYVQGRGELSNFGVHAKSLGKKFLIIASPNGIKRTKITLEKSCKNFNIQLIFESFNGECCKEEIDRLGSYVESNNCDVVVGIGGGKIFDTAKAVAYYKNTPVVIAPTVASTDAPCSALSVIYTKEGTFSEYLLLPKNPDLVLVDTSMITKAPARLLVAGMGDALATYFEARACTNSNSDTLAGGKGTNSAFALAKLCYETLLRDGLKAKLAVENKVSTRAVENIIEANTFLSGIGFESCGLAAAHAIHNGFTVLEECHHLYHGEKVAFGTLVQLLLENSSLEEIEKVIGFCLDVNLPITLEDMGIKEIKKDDIMKVAKATCAEGETIFNMPFEVTYEDVYAAILTADNLANLYK
- a CDS encoding L-2-amino-thiazoline-4-carboxylic acid hydrolase; translated protein: MEQGIFGISIYKALIKRMKHEESFIFTQKCFLHNMDIMFKSPILRCFSKSKTLLRISRKIIIKDVNSKDNSLGFKYQLKSKKKEYLYEFDVLQCPIVQLLKKYGLLFLGKYLCEADCYVMKYMPKDVVLIRDKVLSKGDEICEFKYKIIKK
- a CDS encoding alpha/beta hydrolase, which gives rise to MEESKCPTIIRGHGGAFVGGDKEQVDIFATTLASNGYVVLLMNYELAPEAKYPISIMQLEEFYSHIASIKTKYSIDKNQLFFAGDSAGAQIVSQFLAIQTNKEFPDKMRFK
- a CDS encoding radical SAM protein, with protein sequence MRYEGAIFRPPSEANSLILQITIGCSHNKCSFCSMYKDEKFRVRDLKEIFEDLEESKLYYKKINRIFLADGDALCLKTETLKKILLKIKETHPQCDRVGIYATAKDVLRKSIEELKALRELGLGIVYMGLESGSSEILEDINKGVKVEEYIEASKKARASGIKSSITVISGLGGKEKWQQHAIETGKALSLIDPDYVGLLTLLLDEGTEMTEQVKRGEITLLKPEEVMKETKLMLENMNVTNCIFRSNHASNYVALRGTLPRDKEKLIKVIENILKEDFYYKEDMYRLL
- a CDS encoding N-acetyltransferase — translated: MNIMSVNNENIDKEHICCALSDKKGETCISSKKNWMKKQFNEGLVFKKFNVRGKVFIEYIPAENAWCPIEAPGYMFINCFWVSGQFKGQGCGNKLLEECIMDAKQQNKKGLVILSSKKKMPFLSDPKYLKYKGFKICDIAEPYYELLYFPFDENEVEPKFKECCKNGTINEKGMVLYYSNQCPHTDKYALLTKDIAQLKKIKFSLIKYESKQQAQNAPSPFTTYSLFYDGKFVTNEILSENKFKKFLEKKGF
- a CDS encoding RidA family protein → MNNNVVSRLNSSKISKSVGNYTHITKIEPNATFYTFSGQVGADLDGNFPLEFNKQVNNTFLNISNLLKSIDLTPNNVIKVNIWATEEIDWDYFDKVYDDFFGKPYPSMTVAYVNALGLKEIKLEIEIWAAK
- a CDS encoding YjdF family protein — translated: MIKLTVLFDEPFWIGIFEKQDQDKIQICRVVFGGEPKDYEVYDFILKNYYNIKFSDPISIGKNPKKKINPKRMQRKIKKTVQEKGIGTKAQQALKLDHENKKIERKIKLKENRENKKELKFQKRQEKKAKKKKGH